The Pyrus communis chromosome 2, drPyrComm1.1, whole genome shotgun sequence genome includes a window with the following:
- the LOC137725495 gene encoding protein trichome birefringence-like 38, translated as MGFKLQAPLCLVALQVLVFFSEEAEAAEHSHGSSLRVHRKQVSGCNLFEGNWVFDASYTLYDSASCPFIDPEFDCIKYGRPDKQFLKYAWKPDSCNLPRFDGVDFLRRWRGKKIMFVGDSLSLNMWESLSCMIHASVPNAKTTFKKAYSVSFEDYGVTLFMFRTPYLVDIVREKVGRVLNLNSINAGNAWKGMDVLIFNSWHWWTHTGNSQPFDYFRDGTKLYKDMDRLTAYYKGLSTWAKWVDSNVDTSRTKVFFQGISPTHYQGKEWNSPKKTCSGELGPLSGSTYPAGAPPSAAVVYKVLSTIKKPVYLLDITTLSQLRKDAHPSTYSGDHSGNDCSHWCLPGLPDTWNQLLYAALIM; from the exons ATGGGTTTCAAGCTCCAAGCTCCGCTGTGCCTTGTAGCTCTTCAAGTTCTGGTCTTCTTCTCAGAGGAAGCAGAAGCAGCAGAAcacagccatggcagcagctTGAGAGTCCACAGGAAGCAAGTGAGCGGCTGCAATTTGTTCGAAGGCAATTGGGTTTTTGATGCTTCTTACACGCTTTATGATTCCGCCAGCTGTCCCTTCATAGATCCTgagtttgattgcatcaagTATGGCAGACCTGATAAGCAGTTCCTCAAGTATGCCTGGAAGCCTGACTCCTGTAACTTGCCCAG GTTTGATGGGGTGGATTTTCTGAGGAGGTGGAGGGGAAAAAAGATAATGTTCGTGGGCGACTCACTGAGTCTAAACATGTGGGAATCGTTGTCTTGTATGATACATGCGTCGGTGCCAAATGCCAAGACCACCTTCAAAAAAGCCTATTCTGTGAGCTTTGAG GACTATGGAGTGACTTTGTTTATGTTCCGGACACCATACCTTGTAGATATAGTCAGAGAAAAGGTTGGCCGTGTGCTAAACCTAAACTCCATCAACGCCGGAAATGCATGGAAAGGGATGGACGTCCTGATCTTCAACTCTTGGCATTGGTGGACCCACACCGGCAATTCTCAGCC ATTTGATTATTTTCGTGATGGGACAAAACTGTACAAAGACATGGATCGTTTGACAGCATATTATAAGGGGCTTTCCACATGGGCTAAATGGGTTGACTCAAATGTTGATACTTCAAGAACCAAAGTCTTCTTCCAGGGCATTTCTCCAACACATTATCA GGGAAAAGAATGGAATTCGCCAAAGAAGACTTGCTCAGGAGAACTTGGACCGTTATCGGGATCAACCTACCCAGCAGGGGCACCTCCATCTGCTGCTGTTGTCTATAAGGTGTTAAGCACGATTAAGAAACCGGTTTACTTGCTCGATATTACAACACTCTCGCAGTTGAGAAAGGACGCTCATCCCTCAACTTATAGCGGCGATCATTCGGGCAATGACTGCAGCCACTGGTGCCTGCCCGGGTTGCCTGATACCTGGAACCAACTCCTATATGCAGCTCTCATCATGTGA
- the LOC137725150 gene encoding large ribosomal subunit protein bL34c-like has protein sequence MASVSAVAWSPYLSTRASTPCASLTFLTGSTTRKSSVSLSGGAAARSPLLHCSFISSSSIASTSAFSGLSLGLDLSSSVGVGRRRGCGLVVRAGKAALCLTKRSRSRKSLARTHGFRRRMRTTGGRAMMKRRRAKGRKVLCTKSNPSSGKRA, from the exons ATGGCTTCAGTTTCAGCAGTGGCGTGGTCGCCGTACCTTTCCACTCGAGCCTCCACACCCTGTGCTTCTCTCACATTCCTCACCGGCTCCACAACTAGGAAGAGCTCCGTGTCTCTCAGCGGTGGCGCCGCCGCGCGTTCCCCGTTGCTTCACTGCTCCTTCATCTCTTCCTCCTCTATCGCTTCCACTTCCGCCTTCTCAG GTTTATCTTTGGGtttggatttgagctctagtgTTGGGgttggaagaagaagaggctGTGGCTTAGTGGTGAGGGCCGGGAAGGCTGCCCTGTGTCTAACCAAGAGAAGTAGGTCCAGGAAATCCTTGGCTCGAACTCATGGATTCCGTAGGCGCATGAGAACAACTGGCGGGAGAGCAATGATGAAGCGCCGACGTGCTAAGGGGCGGAAGGTCCTCTGCACGAAGAGCAATCCCAGCAGTGGAAAACGTGCTTGA
- the LOC137725152 gene encoding ubiquitin-like modifier-activating enzyme atg7: protein MEGGNGKSILQFAPFQSSVDEGFWHRLSSLKLNKFGVDDSPVPITGFYAPCSQSQVSNHLTLLAESLPSDSSEESSLLAVSRGNRNRCFVPGIIYNTNTVEGFHALDKQGLLKAEAQKIWEDICSGKALEDSSVLSRFLLISFADLKKWSFHYWFAFPALVLDPPATLVNLRPASQCFSSEEAESVSAAFNEWRNSSLTADVPFFLVHIDSNSHATIKHLKDWETSQSADDGHKLLFGFYDPCHLPNHPGWPLRNLLAFVCSRWDLKSVHFLCYRESRGFADLGLSLVGEAMITIPPGWRNHGHVPNAVGWELNKGRRVPRIISLAKSMDPTRLAISAADLNLKLMRWRALPSLNLHSLSSLKCLLLGAGTLGCQVARTLMAWGVRNITLVDNGRVAMSNPLRQSLYTLDDCLNGGEYKATAAVNSLKRIFPAVEAEGVIMAIPMPGHPVPSQEEQSVLDDCRRLHDLIDSHDVVLLLTDTRESRWLPSLLCANTNKITITAALGFDSFLVMRHGAGPCSSSHDSKTEAENSLSADMSNLGLTDGDGGKRLGCYFCNDVVAPIDSTSNRTLDQQCTVTRPGLAPIASALAVELLVGILHHPHGIFAEGEVVNSSNSGSSEQPLGILPHQIRGSLAQFSQMTLVGHSSDSCTACCGTVVSEYRKRGMEFILQAINYPTYLEDLTGLTELMKSASKFELEWDDGTDEDDDDLVEV, encoded by the exons ATGGAGGGAGGCAATGGTAAATCCATACTCCAATTCGCACCGTTTCAGAGCTCCGTCGACGAGGGTTTCTGGCACAGACTCTCTTCCTTGAAGCTCAACAAGTTCGGCGTCGACGACTCGCCTGTTCCCATCACCG GTTTCTACGCACCGTGCTCACAGTCTCAAGTGTCTAATCATTTAACTCTACTGGCCGAGTCTTTGCCTTCGGATTCAAGTGAGGAATCATCGTTACTGGCAGTAAGTCGAGGCAATAGGAACAGATGCTTCGTTCCCGGAATCATTTACAACACCAATACGGTAGAAGGGTTTCATGCGCTTGATAAACAGGGCTTGCTTAAGGCAGAAGCACAAAAG ATTTGGGAGGATATTTGTAGTGGAAAAGCATTGGAGGATAGTTCAGTGCTTTCGAGATTCCTCCTCATCTCTTTTGCAGACCTGAAAAAATGGAGCTTTCATTACTGGTTTGCATTCCCTGCTCTGGTGCTTGATCCTCCAGCAACCTTGGTTAATTTGAGACCAGCTTCACAATGTTTTAGCTCGGAGGAG GCAGAATCTGTTTCAGCAGCGTTTAATGAGTGGCGTAACTCAAGCCTAAcagcag ATGTGCCATTCTTCCTGGTTCATATTGATTCGAATTCACACGCTACTATTAAGCATCTAAAGGATTGGGAAACTTCCCAAAGTGCTGATGATGGTCACAAG TTACTATTTGGTTTTTATGAtccatgtcatcttccaaaccATCCCGGTTGGCCTCTTCGCAACCTCCTTGCATTTGTTTGCTCGAGATGGGATCTAAAGTCTGTTCACTTTTTATGCTATAGAGAGAGTCGTGGTTTTGCAGATCTGGGATTGTCCCTAGTTGGGGAAGCCATGATTACAATTCCGCCAG gATGGAGAAATCATGGTCATGTACCGAATGCAGTTGGATGGGAACTTAACAAAGGGAGAAGAGTACCCAGGATAATAAGCCTTGCTAAATCTATGGATCCAACTAG GTTGGCCATATCTGCTGCagatttgaatttgaaactAATGAGGTGGCGTGCTTTGCCGTCTCTGAACTTACATAGCTTGTCTTCTCTCAAGTGTCTCCTCCTTGGAGCCGGTACACTTGGATGCCAGGTTGCTCGCACGCTTATG GCTTGGGGTGTCCGGAACATTACGTTGGTTGATAATGGCAGGGTCGCTATGTCTAATCCTCTGAGGCAATCCTTGTATACGTTAGATGACTGCCTAAATGGCGGTGAATATAAAGCAACAGCAGCAGTTAATAGTCTCAAGAGAATCTTTCCAGCTGTG GAAGCAGAGGGTGTCATCATGGCTATACCAATGCCTGGACATCCTGTTCCGAGTCAAGAAGAGCAGAGTGTGCTTGATGATTGTAGACGACTACATGATTTAATTGATTCTCACGATGTAGTTTTGCTGCTGACTGACACAAGAGAAAGTCGGTGGCTACCATCTCTCCTTTGTGCAAATACTAACAAG ATTACTATAACTGCAGCTTTAGGGTTTGATAGCTTCTTGGTTATGCGCCATGGAGCAGGTCCTTGTAGCTCTAGCCATGACtcaaaaactgaagctgaaaaTTCTTTATCAGCGGATATGAGCAACCTTGGCCTTACCGATGGAGACGGAGGGAAAAGATTGGGCTGTTACTTCTGCAATGATGTCGTTGCGCCTATTGAT TCAACTTCAAACCGCACGTTGGACCAGCAATGCACTGTTACACGTCCAGGCCTTGCTCCGATTGCCTCAGCTCTTGCAGTTGAGCTCCTAGTGGGGATCCTGCATCACCCTCATGG GATATTTGCGGAAGGTGAGGTGGTGAACTCCAGCAATAGTGGAAGCAGTGAGCAGCCTCTTGGTATTTTACCCCATCAAATTCGAGGTTCCCTCGCACAGTTTTCACAGATGACACTTGTGGGCCACTCCTCAGACAGTTGCACAGCTTGTTGCGGCACT GTGGTGTCTGAATATCGGAAAAGAGGAATGGAATTTATACTGCAAGCAATCAACTATCCTACATATCTGGAGGACCTAACTGGACTGACAGAGCTCATGAAATCAGCTAGTAAATTCGAATTGGAATGGGACGATGGGACGGATGAAGACGATGATGATTTGGTTGAAGTTTGA
- the LOC137725153 gene encoding U-box domain-containing protein 45-like, which yields MSDSNSTPASSSSPSPLWVYSYIKLRFFNRVRRFLRSKSARKRPTPSDHFDTSSRPSKVVSNSNEVTVRQVVMEKESGGDHEDSVMGLQRAVKKLHFGISWEEKELAAMEIGTLAKEDVKVRKLVGGLGIIPVLVSMAASEVVARRRIAVCALIELANGTYTNKAFMVEAGIFSKLQNNINILDEPTRHQFAELLLLLSSLANTQFPLSSSEIVPFLVGIIESSTSTIETKEPCLGALFNLSTMLDSAASLVSNGVVEALLKLSTTKALSEKALATLGNLVVTLMGKKAMENSAAVPGSLIEILTWDEKPKCQELSCYILMILAHQSSDQREKMAKSGIVPILLEVALLGSSLAQKRALKLLQWFKDERQAKMGPHSGPQTARVPIGSPLNQREAQQGKKMMNNLVKQSLYKNMEMITMRASATGDSSKLKALIISTSSKSLPY from the exons ATGTCTGATTCTAATTCTAcacctgcttcttcttcttctccttctcctctaTGGGTATATTCTTACATAAAGCTTAGGTTTTTCAACCGCGTCCGACGGTTCCTACGCTCCAAAAGCGCCCGCAAGCGCCCTACGCCATCCGATCACTTCGACACATCATCAAGACCCTCCAAAGTTGTAAGCAATAGTAATGAAGTAACAGTACGACAAGTCGTTATGGAGAAGGAGAGTGGTGGTGATCATGAGGATTCTGTGATGGGATTGCAAAGGGCAGTGAAGAAGCTTCACTTTGGAATTAGTTGGGAAGAGAAGGAGTTGGCGGCTATGGAGATTGGTACGTTGGCTAAAGAAGATGTCAAGGTGAGGAAGCTGGTGGGCGGGCTAGGTATTATACCGGTTTTGGTGTCCATGGCGGCTTCAGAGGTGGTTGCTCGCCGGCGAATTGCGGTTTGCGCCTTGATTGAGCTTGCTAATGGAACTTACAC GAACAAGGCTTTCATGGTGGAGGCAGGAATATTCTCAAAGCTACAAAACAACATCAACATTCTTGATGAGCCAACAAGGCACCAATTTGCAGAGTTGCTCTTGTTGTTGTCCTCACTTGCAAATACCCAATTCCCTCTGTCCTCATCAGAAATTGTTCCGTTTCTTGTTGGCATTATTGAGTCAAGCACTTCGACCATCGAAACCAAAGAGCCATGTTTGGGAGCTTTGTTCAACCTCTCCACAATGTTGGACAGTGCAGCCAGTTTGGTCTCTAACGGGGTGGTCGAGGCTCTCCTGAAGCTATCCACGACCAAAGCGCTTTCTGAAAAAGCACTTGCGACGCTTGGGAACTTGGTGGTTACCCTAATGGGGAAAAAGGCCATGGAAAATAGCGCGGCGGTGCCGGGGAGCTTGATAGAGATTTTGACATGGGATGAGAAGCCCAAATGCCAGGAGCTCTCTTGCTACATCCTAATGATTTTAGCTCACCAAAGCTCAGATCAAAGGGAAAAAATGGCCAAGTCAGGAATTGTGCCTATACTTCTAGAGGTGGCATTGCTGGGAAGCTCTCTAGCTCAAAAGAGGGCACTCAAACTTTTGCAATGGTTTAAGGATGAGAGGCAAGCAAAGATGGGCCCACACTCAGGGCCCCAGACAGCTAGGGTTCCAATCGGTTCACCTTTAAATCAAAGGGAGGCACAACAAGGGAAGAAAATGATGAACAATTTGGTGAAACAAAGTTTGTACAAGAATATGGAAATGATCACAATGAGGGCTAGTGCTACTGGGGACTCATCCAAGCTCAAGGCTTTGATCATCAGCACAAGCTCTAAGAGCTTGCCTTACTAA
- the LOC137725831 gene encoding protein INCREASED PETAL GROWTH ANISOTROPY 1-like has protein sequence MVAGKVRVAMGLQKSPANPKPETPSKSPLPSLSSGKTPQKGAVFSRSFGVYFPRSSAQVQPKPPDVTELLRLVEELRERESRLKTELLEHKLLRESVAIIPVLENEIISKNEEIDRASKRVEELAAENERLSNQVAEVTSALEEERRGKEEKLKRLEAEISELKKTTSDRMINFESDELSSSQRFQGLMEITGRSNLIRNLKRGVKCADIPTNPENQKLDGSESKREEPESERPRLSRCNSEEFAESTLATIRSRIPRVPKPPPRPSTSNGQKTQNKASTEQGIAFPPPPPPPPSQTKSALPPPPPPSKAAPPPPPPPPRGIRPATAKVKRVPEVVEFYHSLMRRDSRRESGSGVSDATGTANARDMIGEIENRSAHLLAIKTDVEMQGDFIRFLIKEVENAAFSDINDVVPFVKWLDDELSYLVDERAVLKHFDWPEQKADALREAAFGYCDLKKLESEASSFPDHSRQPCGPTLKKMQALLEKLEHGVYNLSRMRDSTTKRYKVFQIPTNWMLDSEFVSQIKLASVKLAMKYMKRVSAELEIVGVVTEEEELIVQGVRFAFRVHQFAGGFDAETMRAFQVLRDKVRSCHVQCQNQQQQKIVCRSTPC, from the exons ATGGTTGCTGGGAAGGTGAGGGTGGCAATGGGGCTACAGAAATCGCCGGCGAATCCCAAACCGGAAACTCCTTCAAAGTCTCCGTTGCCGTCGTTGAGCTCTGGGAAGACACCCCAGAAGGGGGCGGTGTTCTCGCGCTCCTTTGGTGTATACTTTCCACGCTCCTCCGCGCAGGTGCAGCCTAAGCCGCCGGACGTGACGGAGCTGCTCCGACTGGTGGAGGAGCTCCGGGAGCGAGAGTCGAGGCTGAAGACGGAGCTTCTGGAGCACAAGCTCCTGAGAGAGTCGGTCGCCATCATCCCCGTCTTGGAGAACGAGATTATTAGCAAGAATGAGGAGATTGATAGAGCGTCGAAGCGGGTGGAGGAGCTGGCGGCGGAGAACGAGCGGCTGAGTAATCAGGTGGCGGAAGTAACGTCAGCGTTGGAGGAAGAGAGGAGggggaaagaagagaaattgaAGCGATTGGAGGCTGAAATTTCGGAGCTGAAGAAAACGACGTCGGATCGTATGATTAATTTCGAAAGCGACGAGCTTTCGTCGTCACAGAGATTTCAGGGACTGATGGAGATCACCGGAAGGTCGAATCTGATCAGAAATTTGAAGAGGGGAGTGAAATGCGCGGACATTCCGACGAATCCGGAGAATCAGAAGCTCGACGGCTCCGAGTCGAAGAGGGAAGAGCCGGAATCGGAGAGGCCGAGGCTCTCGCGGTGTAACTCGGAGGAGTTCGCCGAGTCGACTCTGGCTACCATCAGATCTCGCATCCCGAGGGTTCCTAAACCGCCGCCGAGACCGTCGACATCCAACggtcaaaagactcaaaacaaggcCTCAACAGAACAAGGTATTGCATTTCCACCACCGCCTCCGCCGCCACCAAGTCAGACAAAATCCGCACTCCCACCGCCACCTCCGCCTTCTAAGGCGGCcccacctccacctcctccgcCACCGAGAGGTATAAGGCCGGCGACGGCGAAGGTGAAGCGAGTGCCGGAGGTTGTCGAATTTTACCACTCTTTGATGCGAAGAGACTCTCGGAGGGAGTCGGGCAGCGGAGTCTCCGACGCAACGGGAACCGCCAATGCCCGCGACATGATCGGCGAGATCGAGAACCGGTCGGCTCACCTGCTCGCT ATAAAAACGGACGTAGAAATGCAGGGAGATTTCATTAGGTTTTTGATAAAAGAAGTTGAAAACGCAGCGTTTTCTGACATCAACGATGTGGTGCCTTTTGTGAAATGGCTGGATGATGAGCTCTCATACTTG gTGGATGAAAGAGCTGTGCTGAAGCATTTTGACTGGCCGGAGCAGAAAGCCGATGCCCTGCGCGAAGCGGCATTTGGGTATTGTGACCTCAAGAAGCTTGAATCCGAGGCCTCGTCGTTCCCTGATCATTCTCGCCAGCCCTGCGGTCCAACCCTCAAAAAGATGCAGGCTTTGCTGGAAAA ATTGGAGCATGGTGTTTACAATCTCTCGCGGATGAGAGATTCCACCACTAAAAGATACAAAGTTTTCCAAATTCCTACAAATTGGATGCTCGATTCTGAATTTGTAAGCCAG ATCAAGTTGGCATCGGTAAAATTGGCAATGAAGTACATGAAGAGAGTCTCTGCTGAGCTTGAAATTGTAGGTGTTGTTACCGAAGAAGAAGAGCTGATAGTTCAAGGCGTTCGATTTGCCTTCCGCGTACATCAG TTTGCTGGAGGATTCGATGCAGAAACTATGAGAGCGTTCCAGGTATTGAGAGATAAAGTGAGATCGTGCCATGTACAATGCCAGAACCAACAGCAGCAGAAAATCGTATGCCGATCTACGCCGTGCTAA
- the LOC137725151 gene encoding transcription factor bHLH30-like codes for MDFYRFNSKSSFNPSLFDPFKHGASGFGGALQGGAAVALPHSLVLDSEKGELVKAPARVGKKGVSEAKALAALKNHSEAERRRRERINAHLSTLRGLVPCTEKMDKAALLAAVISQVKELKKDALESSKGFLIPVDDDEVKVEPYVIGAGDGTISVKASVCCEYRSELLSDLREALDSLHLKMVKAEIATLGNRVKNVFVLTSFKKDSNDANTEAYELLASSVHQVLSSVLDKASPSPEYSPRTTLPSKRRRLSYFDKIDTSSSSS; via the exons ATGGACTTTTACCGTTTTAACTCCAAATCTTCATTTAATCCGAGCTTATTCGACCCTTTTAAGCATGGCGCAAGTGGGTTCGGCGGGGCTTTGCAGGGCGGTGCTGCGGTGGCTCTGCCTCACTCACTGGTTTTGGACAGTGAGAAAGGCGAGCTCGTTAAGGCTCCTGCGAGAGTGGGGAAAAAAGGGGTGTCTGAGGCTAAGGCTTTGGCGGCTTTGAAGAATCACAGTGAGGCTgaaaggaggaggagagagagaatcaaTGCACATCTCTCTACGCTTCGCGGTCTCGTGCCCTGCACTGAAAAG ATGGACAAAGCCGCGTTACTTGCTGCAGTTATCAGCCAAGTGAAGGAACTGAAGAAGGATGCCCTAGAATCCAGTAAGGGGTTTCTTATCCCAGTTGATGACGATGAAGTGAAAGTTGAACCCTATGTCATTGGGGCAGGGGATGGAACCATATCTGTGAAGGCATCCGTCTGCTGTGAATACCGGTCTGAGCTTCTCTCTGACCTAAGAGAAGCCCTCGACTCCCTGCACTTAAAAATGGTGAAGGCAGAAATAGCGACTTTGGGAAACCGAGTGAAAAATGTATTCGTTCTCACCAGCTTCAAGAAGGACAGCAACGATGCCAATACTGAAGCATACGAACTTCTTGCAAGTTCGGTTCACCAGGTCCTGAGTTCCGTCCTCGATAAGGCTTCGCCCTCACCAGAATACTCCCCGAGAACAACGCTGCCGAGCAAAAGGCGAAGGCTCTCTTACTTCGATAAAATAGATACCTCAAGCTCATCCTCGTGA